A genome region from Columba livia isolate bColLiv1 breed racing homer chromosome 2, bColLiv1.pat.W.v2, whole genome shotgun sequence includes the following:
- the RNF182 gene encoding E3 ubiquitin-protein ligase RNF182, translating into MTSQLPEESVETQSSDELECKICYNRYNLRQRKPKVLECCHRVCAKCLCKIIDFGDSPQGVIVCPFCRFETCLPDDEVSSLPDDNNILLNLACGGKGKKCLPDNPTELLLTPKRLASLVSPSHTSSNCLVITIMEVQRESPQTLNSTPVVEFYRPTSFDSVATVSHNWTVWNCTSLLFQTSIRVLVWLLGLLYFSSLPLGIYLLVSKKVTLGVVFVSLVPSSLVILMVYGFCQCVCHEVLDCMSS; encoded by the coding sequence ATGACCAGTCAACTGCCAGAGGAGTCTGTGGAGACCCAAAGCTCAGATGAGCTTGAGTGCAAGATCTGTTACAACCGCTATAACCTGCGACAGAGAAAACCAAAAGTGCTGGAGTGTTGTCACAGAGTATGTGCCAAATGCCTTTGCAAAATCATAGACTTTGGTGATTCCCCACAAGGAGTCATCGTATGCCCATTTTGCAGGTTCGAAACATGCCTGCCAGACGATGAGGTTAGTAGTCTTCCTGATGACAACAACATCCTTCTGAATTTAGCTtgtgggggaaagggaaagaagtgcCTACCAGACAACCCAACAGAACTGCTGCTGACTCCCAAAAGGTTGGCGTCTCTGGTCAGCCCTTCTCACACGTCTTCTAATTGCCTGGTTATAACAATCATGGAAGTACAAAGAGAAAGTCCCCAGACTCTGAACTCAACCCCTGTGGTGGAATTTTACAGGCCTACAAGTTTTGACTCTGTTGCAACTGTGTCCCACAACTGGACAGTGTGGAACTGCACATCTTTGCTCTTCCAGACCTCAATTCGGGTGCTAGTGTGGTTGCTAGGGCTGCTGTACTTCAGTTCCTTGCCTTTAGGGATTTATTTACTAGTATCTAAGAAAGTCACCCTTGGGGTTGTCTTTGTAAGCCTTGTTCCTTCGAGCCTTGTTATTCTCATGGTTTATGGCTTTTGCCAGTGTGTTTGCCATGAAGTTCTAGACTGCATGTCATCTTGA